A genomic region of Ignavibacteria bacterium contains the following coding sequences:
- the rplM gene encoding 50S ribosomal protein L13: MKQEKITKSAKEVDVEKKWYVVDAKDQILGRLASKVARILRGKHKPIFTPHIDCGDYVIVINADKVRLTGKREELKTYFRYSGYPGGAKFTTFKEYMQKHPEFVIEHAVKGMLPKGRLGRRIVKKLKVYAGENHPHQAQKPELLTL, from the coding sequence TTGAAACAGGAAAAAATCACTAAATCTGCTAAAGAAGTGGATGTTGAAAAAAAATGGTATGTAGTTGATGCAAAAGACCAGATTTTAGGTCGATTGGCATCCAAAGTTGCAAGAATTTTAAGAGGCAAACATAAACCAATATTTACTCCACATATTGATTGTGGTGATTATGTAATCGTAATTAATGCGGATAAAGTAAGGCTTACAGGTAAGAGAGAAGAATTAAAAACTTACTTCCGCTATTCAGGATATCCGGGTGGAGCAAAATTCACCACTTTTAAAGAATATATGCAGAAACATCCAGAATTTGTTATTGAACACGCTGTAAAAGGAATGCTTCCAAAAGGAAGATTGGGAAGAAGAATTGTAAAAAAATTAAAAGTTTATGCTGGTGAAAATCATCCTCACCAGGCTCAAAAACCAGAATTATTAACATTATAA
- a CDS encoding HEAT repeat domain-containing protein: MNRLKLFLVIFIVSWGFLYSQIKVLKPGINSNTSFAIFIDNQTFEKAYDAVIRYKNSIEQDNLATYVLINNWQSPEEIKNEILKLYNSKPKLEGAVFIGEIPIPMIREAQHLTSAFKLDEQRFSWDRSSVPSDRFYDDFDLKFEFIKQDSVQKLYFYYRLLPESPQRIEKEIYTARIKPSPDSLKYEKIKNYLLKVSSLKASREKLNNVLVFTGHGYNSESLTSWIDETQILIEHFPEAFKVGGRYKKYFYEMDKNIKKVILDELENPELDIAIFHAHGVSDAQLLSSYPKASNVNENIESIKFYLRSKLRSAKESNRSIEETKEYFKKSFGVPDDWFDGAFDDEVIRKDSILNYDLDIHIDDVRKLSPRPKFVIFDECFNGSFHLDEYIAGEYVFGNGNTVAALANSVNVLQDLFVNELIGLLNFGARIGQWNRFNNYLESHIIGDPTFRFSSDTKLKIDELINSNDIKMLTKLLNSSNPVLRTLAVRKLFEIKQEGFSSQLVDIYLNDISPNVRLMVLKCLAQLRNKNFEEVLVKSINDPNELIRRFSVQWMGFIGKEEFLPLIVRASFDDESDRVRYNAKSVMELINSSEKIEIIAREVEKILNEKKKYGFTKDDFFVRIPDKRRQNEIFEVVENDTINLRKRIFEVRTFRKYIYEDAVDKLIEIAKNVKKPKELRKAVIEALGWYYFSPKRFDIIRVCNELKNKSEDLLIREEAIRTINRLTQGPNNPFTP; this comes from the coding sequence ATGAACAGGTTAAAATTATTTCTTGTAATCTTTATTGTTTCTTGGGGTTTTCTTTATTCACAGATTAAAGTTTTAAAACCGGGGATCAATTCAAATACTTCATTTGCCATTTTTATTGATAATCAAACTTTTGAAAAAGCTTATGATGCGGTTATCAGATATAAAAATTCTATTGAACAAGATAATCTTGCAACTTATGTTTTGATCAATAACTGGCAATCTCCTGAAGAAATAAAAAACGAAATACTTAAGCTTTACAACTCAAAACCAAAACTCGAAGGAGCTGTTTTCATTGGCGAAATTCCAATTCCAATGATCAGAGAAGCTCAACACTTAACTTCTGCATTTAAACTCGATGAGCAAAGATTTTCATGGGATAGATCATCAGTTCCATCTGATAGATTTTATGATGATTTCGATTTGAAATTTGAGTTTATCAAACAGGATTCAGTTCAAAAACTTTACTTTTATTATAGACTCTTACCCGAATCTCCACAGCGAATTGAAAAAGAAATTTATACTGCACGGATAAAACCTTCTCCAGATTCATTGAAATATGAAAAGATAAAAAATTATTTATTAAAAGTTTCCAGCTTAAAAGCCAGCAGAGAAAAGTTAAATAATGTATTGGTTTTTACCGGTCATGGTTATAATTCCGAATCACTCACATCCTGGATAGATGAAACTCAAATCTTAATTGAACATTTTCCTGAAGCATTTAAAGTCGGAGGACGATATAAAAAATATTTTTATGAAATGGATAAAAACATTAAAAAAGTTATTCTTGATGAACTTGAAAATCCTGAATTAGACATTGCAATTTTTCACGCTCATGGTGTTTCAGATGCACAATTACTCTCAAGTTATCCAAAGGCATCGAATGTTAACGAAAACATTGAAAGCATAAAATTTTATTTGCGAAGTAAGTTGAGATCAGCGAAAGAAAGTAATCGTTCGATTGAAGAGACAAAAGAATATTTCAAAAAATCTTTTGGTGTTCCTGATGATTGGTTTGATGGTGCTTTTGATGATGAAGTGATCAGAAAGGATTCAATCTTAAATTACGATCTTGATATACATATTGATGATGTTAGAAAACTATCTCCACGACCGAAATTTGTAATTTTTGATGAATGTTTTAATGGTTCATTTCATCTTGATGAATATATTGCTGGTGAATATGTTTTTGGAAATGGGAATACAGTTGCTGCACTTGCAAATTCAGTTAATGTTCTTCAAGATCTTTTTGTGAATGAACTAATCGGTTTGTTGAATTTCGGTGCAAGGATTGGTCAATGGAATCGTTTTAATAATTACCTTGAATCGCACATAATTGGTGATCCAACATTTCGATTTAGTTCAGATACAAAACTGAAAATAGATGAGTTAATTAATTCGAACGACATAAAAATGTTAACTAAATTATTAAACTCATCGAATCCTGTACTAAGAACTCTGGCTGTCAGAAAATTATTCGAAATAAAGCAAGAAGGATTTTCATCTCAACTGGTGGATATTTATTTAAATGATATTTCGCCAAATGTAAGATTAATGGTATTGAAATGTCTTGCCCAACTAAGAAATAAAAATTTTGAAGAAGTTCTTGTGAAATCAATCAATGATCCGAATGAATTAATTAGAAGGTTTTCTGTCCAATGGATGGGTTTTATAGGGAAAGAAGAATTTTTACCTTTGATCGTTCGTGCTTCGTTTGATGATGAATCGGACAGAGTTAGATATAATGCAAAGTCAGTGATGGAATTAATTAACTCATCTGAGAAAATTGAAATCATCGCTCGAGAAGTGGAAAAGATTTTAAATGAAAAGAAAAAGTATGGTTTTACAAAAGATGATTTTTTTGTGCGCATCCCGGATAAAAGAAGACAGAATGAAATTTTTGAAGTTGTTGAAAATGATACAATTAATCTTCGCAAAAGGATTTTTGAAGTTAGAACTTTCAGAAAGTACATTTATGAAGATGCTGTAGATAAGCTTATTGAAATTGCAAAAAATGTAAAGAAGCCTAAAGAATTACGAAAAGCTGTGATTGAAGCACTCGGCTGGTATTATTTCTCACCTAAAAGATTTGATATTATTAGAGTGTGTAATGAATTAAAAAACAAATCAGAGGATTTGTTAATCAGAGAGGAAGCTATCAGAACAATCAACAGACTTACGCAGGGACCAAATAATCCTTTCACACCTTAA
- a CDS encoding T9SS type A sorting domain-containing protein has translation MRKFFTILLIFVSYLYSQQFTLEWVNPKPTGANLLDVEVIAPNKVSIYGIVGTNIKSNDGLNTYNLEFLDENRNDIWAVHFLNEYVGYLCGENGLIMKTTNGGLNWVAQNSWVTSRLYDIKFLNPDSGFAVGASGLVLKTTDGGNNWITSYYQTSTIYTIEIISKDLVLIGSAYSGGQLAKSTDFGNSWTAVTSSALSSSVYSIFFLNETTGWLGTASNGILFTNDGGQTWLQQMPLSNIIYDIKFKNSQVGFASDSKGYIFITIDGGLNWIPYLTPSKRALRAIAIDGDNVYVVGDAGSIYRSTNNGNTWEEKFSYIGQALEFQRRVIFLNENIGFICGGSSSSADSLGYVLKTTDGGETWTQLPYNFKTQLYAISAPSENVIYASAGSSLVFKSTDGGLTWTKSTIYTTSTTLWDIQFYDENLGYACGASGRIFKTTNGGANWTLLTSPFGTSTVYTMSILDASTVVAVGVSAKAYKTTDGGSTWTALSVGIPGSYFIVRFYQNVGYIGSYLSPAGYVSKSTDGGNTWTPLTTYPGTQSVWGIAVKDTSTVYVTDLYGYVYYSNDGGNSWVSVPRIFGTNSFYCSMAGDKLFISGSNGAIIKGYLPTIPQETRTVAYSSGWNMLSVPLVSSDMRKTSLFPDAVSSAFAYDEGYYIEDTLKTGKGYWLKFNDAGSVNVIGLKVQNYSIQLPAGWNLFGPFDFDVPISNVSTNPPDILASAFFKYDKGYKTTEVLEVGKGYWIKLSQPGTLTFSTVLNKKQYITQNLLADALKISISDYAGNSSNLYLVQNQKLTSLELPPKPPAGIFDVRFENNKLTELFDNDFKTIEINSASYPVVIKVEGFNAQIMDCINGEMLNQILKAGDKLIINDRNITHLKIKPTNIVYDFALYQNYPNPFNPVTTIKFSIPEASNVKLSLYDVLGRKVKILVDEKLNAGIYTFNFDGSELASGIYIYRLEAGKNVSIKKMMLLK, from the coding sequence ATGAGGAAATTTTTTACCATCCTATTAATTTTTGTGAGCTACTTATACTCACAACAATTTACTCTTGAATGGGTCAATCCAAAACCAACAGGAGCCAACCTGTTAGACGTTGAAGTAATCGCACCAAATAAAGTTTCAATTTATGGGATTGTTGGTACAAATATTAAATCAAACGATGGTTTAAATACTTATAATCTTGAATTCTTAGATGAAAATCGGAACGATATCTGGGCTGTTCATTTTCTAAATGAATATGTCGGATATCTCTGCGGTGAAAACGGCTTGATAATGAAAACTACTAATGGAGGCTTAAACTGGGTTGCTCAAAATTCCTGGGTAACAAGCCGACTTTATGACATAAAATTTTTAAATCCAGATTCTGGTTTTGCTGTTGGTGCAAGTGGACTCGTGCTTAAAACCACTGACGGCGGCAATAATTGGATTACATCTTATTACCAAACAAGCACAATCTATACTATCGAAATAATTAGTAAAGATCTTGTATTAATTGGTTCTGCTTATTCAGGCGGACAGCTTGCTAAATCCACTGACTTTGGTAATTCTTGGACTGCAGTAACTTCGTCTGCTTTAAGCTCTTCTGTATATTCCATATTCTTTTTAAATGAAACCACTGGCTGGCTCGGGACTGCATCAAATGGAATACTTTTTACTAATGATGGCGGACAAACCTGGCTTCAACAAATGCCTCTTTCAAATATTATCTACGATATAAAATTCAAAAATAGTCAGGTTGGTTTTGCATCTGACTCCAAAGGCTATATATTTATAACAATTGATGGCGGATTAAATTGGATTCCATATCTCACTCCTTCAAAGAGAGCACTCCGAGCAATTGCAATTGATGGTGATAATGTTTATGTAGTCGGTGATGCAGGAAGTATCTATCGAAGTACTAATAATGGAAATACCTGGGAAGAAAAATTTTCTTACATTGGTCAGGCACTTGAATTTCAACGAAGAGTAATCTTCTTAAATGAAAATATCGGATTTATTTGCGGAGGTTCATCTTCATCTGCTGATTCTTTGGGTTATGTTCTTAAAACTACTGATGGCGGAGAAACCTGGACACAACTTCCTTATAATTTTAAAACTCAACTCTATGCAATTTCAGCTCCATCAGAAAATGTTATCTATGCATCAGCTGGTTCAAGTTTAGTATTTAAATCAACTGATGGTGGATTAACCTGGACTAAATCAACGATTTACACTACATCAACAACTTTGTGGGATATCCAATTCTACGATGAAAATCTTGGTTATGCCTGTGGGGCAAGTGGTAGAATTTTCAAAACTACAAACGGAGGAGCTAACTGGACATTACTTACAAGTCCATTTGGAACTTCAACGGTTTATACTATGTCAATTCTTGACGCTTCAACTGTTGTTGCTGTTGGAGTTAGTGCAAAAGCTTATAAGACAACCGATGGAGGATCAACTTGGACAGCTCTATCGGTGGGCATTCCAGGAAGTTACTTTATTGTTAGATTTTATCAGAATGTTGGTTACATTGGTTCTTATCTATCTCCCGCTGGTTATGTATCTAAATCAACCGATGGGGGAAATACTTGGACACCACTAACAACATATCCGGGTACTCAAAGCGTTTGGGGTATTGCGGTAAAGGACACGAGCACAGTTTATGTTACTGATCTCTATGGCTATGTTTATTATTCAAATGATGGAGGAAATAGCTGGGTATCTGTTCCGAGAATTTTCGGGACAAATTCATTTTATTGTTCCATGGCCGGTGATAAGCTATTTATATCAGGATCAAATGGTGCAATAATAAAAGGATATTTACCAACAATTCCACAGGAAACAAGAACGGTTGCTTACAGTTCTGGATGGAATATGCTTTCAGTTCCTCTCGTTTCTAGTGATATGCGTAAGACATCGCTATTCCCTGATGCTGTCAGTTCTGCATTTGCTTACGATGAAGGTTACTATATTGAAGATACATTGAAAACAGGAAAAGGTTATTGGTTGAAATTTAATGATGCAGGTAGTGTTAATGTAATAGGATTAAAAGTTCAGAACTATTCGATACAACTTCCAGCAGGATGGAATTTATTTGGACCATTTGATTTCGATGTACCAATAAGCAATGTTAGCACCAATCCTCCAGACATTTTGGCTTCTGCTTTCTTCAAATATGATAAAGGTTATAAAACAACTGAGGTTCTGGAAGTTGGCAAAGGCTATTGGATAAAATTAAGTCAGCCAGGCACTCTAACATTCTCAACTGTTTTGAACAAAAAGCAGTATATAACTCAAAATTTGCTCGCTGATGCACTAAAGATTTCTATCTCTGATTATGCAGGCAATTCATCAAATCTTTATTTAGTTCAAAATCAGAAATTAACTTCACTTGAACTACCGCCCAAACCACCCGCTGGAATTTTTGATGTGAGATTCGAGAACAACAAATTAACTGAATTGTTTGATAATGATTTTAAGACAATTGAAATTAATTCTGCAAGTTATCCAGTTGTGATTAAAGTGGAAGGCTTTAATGCACAGATAATGGATTGCATTAATGGAGAAATGCTCAATCAAATTTTGAAAGCTGGTGACAAATTAATTATCAACGATCGAAATATTACGCATCTTAAGATTAAACCAACAAATATTGTGTATGACTTCGCACTGTATCAAAATTATCCGAATCCATTCAATCCTGTAACCACAATTAAATTTAGTATTCCAGAAGCATCGAATGTTAAGCTTTCACTTTATGATGTGCTTGGCAGAAAAGTAAAAATACTTGTTGATGAAAAATTGAATGCTGGAATTTATACTTTCAATTTTGATGGCAGCGAACTTGCTTCAGGAATTTATATCTATAGACTTGAAGCTGGTAAGAATGTTTCTATTAAAAAGATGATGTTGCTTAAGTAA
- the frr gene encoding ribosome recycling factor, which translates to MISKVLKEAEDKMKKSIEVVRQEFAKIRTGKATTALLDGIKAEYYGSHVPLNQLANISVSDIHTLVVQPWDKSALQAIEKAILTSELGLNPINDGNILRIPIPPLTEERRKDLVKLCKKFAEDGRIAVRNVRRDSIEHLRKLEKEEHFSEDERKRAENEVQKLTDKYIKLIDELLEHKEKEIMEV; encoded by the coding sequence ATGATTTCCAAAGTTCTAAAAGAAGCTGAAGACAAAATGAAAAAATCCATCGAAGTTGTTCGGCAGGAATTTGCCAAAATAAGAACCGGAAAAGCGACAACGGCTCTTCTCGATGGAATTAAAGCTGAATATTATGGTTCACATGTTCCTCTGAATCAACTGGCAAATATTTCTGTTTCGGATATTCACACTCTTGTAGTTCAACCCTGGGACAAATCAGCATTACAAGCAATCGAAAAAGCAATATTGACATCAGAGTTAGGGCTCAATCCAATAAATGACGGAAATATTCTTCGAATTCCTATTCCACCTTTAACAGAGGAGAGAAGAAAAGATCTTGTAAAACTTTGCAAAAAATTTGCTGAAGATGGTAGAATTGCTGTTCGAAATGTTAGAAGAGATTCCATAGAACATCTAAGAAAACTCGAAAAGGAAGAACATTTTTCTGAAGATGAACGAAAACGGGCAGAAAACGAAGTTCAAAAATTAACAGATAAATATATAAAATTAATTGACGAACTTCTTGAGCATAAAGAAAAAGAAATAATGGAAGTTTAA
- the rpsI gene encoding 30S ribosomal protein S9: MVDKIAVGRRKTSVARVIIRPGSGKITVNGKDINEYFPTKFDSMKAIEPLKVVDAVGKYDFLVNVNGGGTTGQVGAISLGIARALVLVNPDYRPTLRKLGYLTRDPRMVERKKYGQPKARKRFQFSKR, translated from the coding sequence ATGGTTGATAAAATTGCAGTCGGAAGAAGAAAAACCTCAGTTGCAAGAGTTATAATTAGACCTGGCTCAGGAAAAATTACTGTGAACGGGAAAGATATTAATGAATATTTCCCAACAAAGTTTGATTCAATGAAAGCTATAGAACCTTTAAAGGTTGTCGATGCTGTCGGTAAATATGATTTCTTGGTCAATGTCAATGGTGGTGGAACAACTGGTCAGGTTGGAGCTATTTCACTTGGAATTGCAAGAGCTTTAGTGTTGGTAAATCCAGACTATCGTCCGACGCTCAGGAAATTAGGATATCTCACTCGAGATCCTCGAATGGTCGAAAGAAAGAAATACGGCCAACCGAAAGCTCGAAAGAGATTCCAGTTCTCCAAACGTTAA
- the rpsB gene encoding 30S ribosomal protein S2, translating to MVEIGLQELLAAGAHYGHLTRRWNPKMKPYIFMEKNGIHIIDLNKTKRLLAVAADAMEKIAAEGKKVLFVGTKQQAKDIVKREAQRCGMHWVSERWLGGMLTNFTTIRKSIKRLQNIEKMMTDGTFDRMIKKERLILTREKEKLEKVFEGVRDLTRLPGAIFIVDIKKEHIAVKEANRLGIPVFAIVDTNCDPDGVDYIIPANDDSVRTIDLIVRFMADKIIEGQQRSKEIKAEEESEADKQAKMSDKN from the coding sequence ATCGTGGAAATTGGTTTGCAAGAACTTTTAGCAGCAGGTGCTCACTATGGGCATCTAACCCGCCGTTGGAATCCCAAAATGAAACCTTACATTTTCATGGAGAAGAATGGGATTCATATAATCGATTTAAATAAAACGAAAAGATTACTTGCAGTTGCTGCCGATGCAATGGAAAAAATTGCAGCGGAAGGTAAAAAAGTACTTTTTGTAGGTACAAAGCAACAGGCAAAAGATATAGTTAAAAGAGAAGCTCAAAGATGTGGAATGCACTGGGTTAGTGAACGATGGCTCGGTGGAATGCTTACAAATTTTACTACCATCAGAAAGTCCATTAAAAGACTTCAAAATATTGAAAAGATGATGACTGATGGAACTTTCGACCGAATGATTAAAAAAGAAAGATTAATTCTAACCCGTGAAAAAGAAAAGCTTGAAAAAGTTTTCGAAGGCGTGAGAGATCTTACTCGCTTGCCAGGCGCTATTTTTATTGTTGATATCAAGAAAGAACATATTGCTGTCAAAGAAGCTAATCGACTTGGCATTCCTGTTTTTGCAATTGTTGATACAAACTGTGATCCTGACGGTGTTGATTATATAATTCCTGCAAATGATGATTCAGTCAGAACAATTGATTTGATCGTTCGATTTATGGCTGATAAAATTATCGAAGGTCAACAGAGATCCAAAGAAATTAAAGCTGAAGAAGAATCTGAAGCTGATAAACAAGCAAAAATGTCTGATAAAAATTAA
- a CDS encoding elongation factor Ts, with protein sequence MAITSELVKQLREKTGAGMMDCKKALEETGGDFEKAIEYLRKKGAAVAAKRAERTANEGLILTRISEDGKTAAIVELNCETDFVARSEAFTELANKITDLVFANNFSNLDELLNAQIDGLTVTDLINEAVGKIGEKIQLSRFKKVNVENGSIVDYIHPGSKLGVLVIFEYTKPVPADFKTFGRDIAMQIAAMKPMTISRDEVDKELIEKEIEIYKTQARNEGKPEQVLERIAQGKLEKFYQEVCLLEQAFVKDGSKSVGELIKSYNEANNTDVKVKQFIRFHLADEKK encoded by the coding sequence ATGGCTATTACTTCTGAATTAGTGAAGCAGTTAAGAGAAAAAACCGGTGCTGGAATGATGGATTGTAAAAAAGCACTGGAAGAAACTGGTGGCGATTTTGAGAAAGCTATCGAGTATCTAAGGAAAAAAGGTGCAGCTGTTGCTGCAAAAAGAGCAGAAAGAACAGCCAATGAGGGTCTTATTCTTACCAGAATAAGCGAAGATGGCAAAACAGCTGCTATTGTAGAATTAAATTGTGAAACAGATTTTGTCGCAAGAAGTGAAGCATTTACAGAACTTGCAAATAAAATCACAGATCTTGTCTTTGCAAATAACTTTTCAAATCTTGATGAATTGTTAAATGCCCAGATTGATGGATTAACAGTTACAGATTTAATTAACGAGGCAGTTGGTAAGATTGGTGAAAAAATACAATTATCAAGATTTAAAAAAGTTAATGTTGAAAATGGTTCAATCGTTGATTACATACACCCCGGATCAAAACTTGGTGTTCTTGTAATTTTTGAATACACAAAACCAGTACCTGCTGATTTTAAGACATTTGGACGCGATATAGCAATGCAAATTGCCGCAATGAAACCAATGACCATTTCAAGAGATGAAGTTGATAAAGAACTTATCGAAAAGGAAATTGAAATTTATAAAACTCAAGCTCGAAATGAAGGTAAACCAGAACAAGTTCTTGAAAGAATTGCTCAGGGTAAATTAGAAAAATTCTATCAGGAAGTTTGTTTACTTGAACAGGCTTTTGTTAAAGATGGATCTAAGTCAGTAGGTGAATTGATTAAGTCTTATAACGAAGCAAACAATACAGATGTAAAAGTTAAACAATTTATTAGATTTCACTTAGCAGACGAGAAAAAATAA
- a CDS encoding UMP kinase, producing the protein MSEVAYKRILLKLSGEDLLGEKKFGIDPNVLSRLADEIIEVKNLGVQIAIVIGGGNIFRGVAGTQQGFDQVTGDQMGMLATLINSLALQSTLEKRNVHTRLLSAIRIEEIAEPYIRRRAIRHLEKGRIIILGAGTGHPYFTTDTAAALRAIEIGADVILKGTRVDGIYDSDPEKNADAIKFTEINYSDVIKMGLRVMDLTAFTLCQENKIPIIVFNMNVPGNLKRIILGEKIGTKVDLEVKTH; encoded by the coding sequence ATGTCTGAAGTTGCATACAAGAGAATCTTGCTTAAACTTAGTGGTGAAGATCTTTTAGGCGAAAAAAAATTTGGTATTGATCCTAATGTTCTTTCTCGTCTTGCTGATGAAATTATCGAAGTAAAAAATCTGGGCGTTCAAATTGCCATCGTAATTGGTGGTGGAAATATTTTTAGAGGAGTAGCTGGCACTCAACAGGGTTTTGATCAGGTCACTGGCGATCAAATGGGAATGCTGGCTACTCTAATTAACTCTCTTGCTCTTCAAAGCACGCTTGAAAAAAGAAATGTTCACACCCGACTGCTTTCCGCAATACGAATCGAAGAAATAGCTGAACCATATATTCGCAGAAGAGCTATTCGTCATCTCGAGAAAGGTAGAATTATAATTTTAGGAGCTGGAACAGGTCATCCTTATTTTACGACTGATACAGCAGCTGCTTTGAGAGCCATTGAAATTGGTGCTGATGTTATATTAAAAGGCACTAGGGTTGATGGAATTTATGATTCAGATCCTGAAAAGAATGCTGATGCAATTAAATTCACCGAAATTAATTATTCAGATGTGATTAAGATGGGATTGCGGGTGATGGATTTGACAGCGTTTACACTCTGTCAGGAAAATAAAATTCCTATTATTGTATTTAATATGAATGTACCTGGCAATCTCAAAAGAATTATTCTCGGTGAAAAAATAGGAACAAAAGTAGACCTCGAAGTTAAAACTCACTAA